DNA from Dama dama isolate Ldn47 chromosome 5, ASM3311817v1, whole genome shotgun sequence:
ggtcattagggtgggctctAAACCAATAAGactggtgcatgtgtgtgtgtgtttttgttcagttgtgtctgactctgcaaccccatgggctgtagcccaccaggctcctctgttcatggaattttccaggcaggatctggagtgggttgccatttccttctctaatatgactggtatccttataaagagaaaaaatttgaACACAAATTAGACACACATAGGAGAAAATGATGTGGAGAGACAAAGGGAGAATATCAATATTTAGAAGTCAAAGAGAGGCCTGGAATGGATTCTTCCCTCAGAATATGCCAACTCTGTTGGCACCTTCAGATTTCTGGCCCCCAgaactatgaaatatatgaaaaataaatttttgttgcttAAACCACTTGTTTTGCAGTACCTTGTTACAGCAGTCTAGCAAATGTATAAAGATTTTGGCTGGAGAATAGGGTGCTGCTTTAGCAAATATGTAAAAATTTGGAAGTGGTTTTGGAATTGGTAACTGATGGAAGTTTTGAGGTACTTCATAGAAAAAGCCCAGATTGCTTTGAAGGCATTACTGGTAGTAATATGAGAATGTTAAGGTACTACTGGTGAGGTGTCAGATAAAAATGAAGGACATGTTATTGGAAATCGGAGAAAATTGGCAGATAACTTGACTGACATGTGTTCCAGCGTTTACCAGAGGACAGAACTTGTGAGTGATAAATTGGGATATTTAGCTGGAGAGATTTCTAATCTAGGTGTTGAAGACATGACTTAATTTTTCCTTGATGCTGATActaaaatatgaggacaaagatAAACTGAGACTGTATTGTTTAGCATAAAGGAACTAGATTGCAAAGGTTTGGAAGACTCTCCGCTTACTCATATTGCAAAAGCAAGAAAGCTAGCTCCAGAGACAACACCAAGCATCTGGCCAGACGCTGTTTGCTCAAGAGATTATGGGTATGTGACTTATGAATCCAATCAATCATTTCGGCTGAAATGCTACCAACTTGGACTCAAGGGAACAGAGAAAGGTTAAAATGAAGGAACTTTGTCAAACCCCTGAGATTCTACAGGCAGGAAACAGGTTGATAGAGCTATCTAGCTGTGGACATGGACTGAGGGTGGGGTCGCTTTCTTGGTTCCAGAGGGTGAAGCCTCCTTTTCAATTCTAGAGAGCTGCCCCACTATTCAGGATTGAGGAGGCAGGGCCACCATCCTACTGGACTTAAGAGGACAGAGCATTTAGCCACAGAGGATTATTCTCAAACCTTAATGTCTAATGGAATTTACCCTGCTAGTTTTGGTACTTGATTGGGACTCATAATACCCCTTATCCTGACAATTTCTTCCTTTTGGAATGGGAATGTCTATCCCATGCCTATCTGATTATTGTATTTTCGTAGCAGATAACTTTTTTTGGTTTCATAGGTTCACAAATAGAGAGGAATATTGCCCCAGGATGAATCATATCTGAGATTTCACCCATATCTGATTTAGATGAGATTCTGGGTTTAGAGTTGATGCTGGAGTAGATTAAGATTTGGGTCAGGGGGAATGTTGGGCAGGGATGAATGCACTTTGCACGTGAGAAGGACATGAATTTGGTGGGGTTGAGGGGAAGGAGGGCagactgttatggactgaattgcaTCCTGTCAAAAATACGTTGAATTCCTAACCtccagtatctcagaatgtgcATTAGAAACAGGGCCTCTACAgagataattaaattaaaattagatCAATAGAATGAGACCTAAGTCAATATGATCAATGTcttcataaaaaagaatacatttggacACAGCTGGTAACTGAGGCATGGGGTACTGGAAGAATAAGCTTCCTCCTACAAGGAATGGTCCACTTTTTCTGGGAAGGAAGGGCATCTACATCAGGAGTTAGCAGGTTCTGGGGGCAATACTGTCTGCCACAAccactcaactctgccactgtagTGTATAAGCAACGCACAGCTAGATTATGGCTGGCTGTGTTCCAATGAAACTCAACTGatggacactgaaattttaatttcaaataattttgtcACTTCATAAAGTAGTTTGGagctttttaaaaccatttaaaaatgttaaagcttCTTAGCTTGCCATCCATAAAAGTATCAACAATCTGTATTTGGCCTGTGGTCTGCAGTTTGCAAACATCTAGGCTGTATCCCTGAGTGACAAGAATACAAAGTGTATCATGAGTTTGCTAGGTTGAGTCCTCAGATTCTTCACAAATCTCTCTATTCAAATGATCAATTATCAAGAGACACTTTTTCTAACATGTTTATATAAGGGATTGGTGCACATTTAAGGTAGATGACTTTGTACTTCAGCAACTGTGTCTTGGATTTCCATCATCTCAACCCTACAACTCTTGAGTAAGCAATTATTTCCACAATGTCAGAGAGCTGCTGACAACACTTCCCTGAGATGAGATTCAGGCCTTCAAGTCTGGTCTTGTGTTTAAGAGCTGACGGAACCAGAACTAGCCATTTCATCTGATGTCCCAGATTTCCTCTTAAGTTTAAAACTTTCTAGGACAATAGCTCCTGAGTTTTGCCAGAATCTTACCAATAGAGTCCACAAGGTTCTTAGTGTACATAAGTAAGAACACTATTTCATACTATCAGCTAAAAAGTATCCACTTTGGAATATAAGCAGGAATCTGAAAGATTTTCTTCTTgtcttaggaataaacctaaacCATACACCCCATTTTTCTTTAACAGTTTTCTATCCAACAGTTTACTAACAGTTTACTCCAGCAAAACAACTTACCAATTAAAGCCCTTCAGTTACAAGAAATAGAACTCATTCTTCTTAACATtagcagaaaataatattttttattgcaAATATGAGGCAGCACAGAGAACACCAGACAACCAGGTTCAGAATATCCAAAGTTATTCTGAGAAACTGAAATAGCAGGAACTAATTAATGGTCTTAGTAAAACTATGGGACAAGAATGAATTCTGATTATTTCCCTTCTGGTTCATGTGAGACTGAATTAGAGACTCAAACTCCTGGAAAAGAGGTTACCGTGACTCAACCATGACAGAATGCTCACCTATGGCTGGTGGGAAGGACACCCTGAGAGACACACCACAAGGATATGCACAACATAGGAGGGGTATTTCTCCAGAGAATTCCAAGCCACTCTTATCAATCAATGGGGAGCAAACACCGAATTACTAAATACAATCAATCTTCATTACCATGAGCACTCTTGGAAAGGAGTGCTGTAATAACTGACAGACCCATTTACTGAAGAAGTAAACTCATCTGGAGTAAGAACAAATCCTTTCATTTATTGAAAGTCACATTATTTTAGTTATATtgctaagaaataaagagacaatACTGATACTTAGCATGTAATATGGAGAATATTGGAGGATGTTATTCCACAAATTATCAAATATAAcaagttacatttaaaaataaaataccaaaattttaaaaactgctatGCAGTGTTGCTCAGGAAAGTCAAACTCCATGCCCTTGAACCTTCAGAATATGTTCTTTGTTATTTTCCTATTAGTTAcatactaaaaacaaacaaacaaaacccaactaCTTTATCCTCCACCAAGAAGGACTTTCTTCACTCCAAAACTGCATCAAATTTGGAACATGACTCCCCATGTAACACATCTCCTATGGGAAACTGCTTTCCTGATTTATTAAATTCATACAGACTTAATATGCATTCCCCAAATTAAATCTTCCTAATTATGCTACTGTTTATACCATTACTGCTCTTTACTCCTTCAACCATTCTCTTGCATATAAAGATCTGCATGACTTACTTCTGAAAGTTTTTGCATATTCATTCCAAATATAATTGGTTCCCCTCCCACATGACTAATTTGATTAGAATGTATTTTTAGGTATTCCTGCTTATATATCCTGCTTCCATTATCATCTGAAGTCTCCTGAGGATCAACTTCTGTGAGAATGCATCCAACATCTACTCTGTTCTGATTTCTCACTTGTGAGTTTTTCGATGTATACGAAGCCCTGAATTCCAACAGAAGGATTTCCCACACTCAGAGCATTTCcatggtttctctcctgtatgaacTCTTTGATGTTCACTGAGAGATGACTTCTGAGTGAATGCTTTCCCACACTCACTGCATTTAAACGGCTTTTCTCCTGAATGAGTTTTCTGGTGTATCTGAAGTGATGCCTTCCTGGGATAGGCTTTTTCACATTCGCTGCATTCATAGGGCTTCTCTGTTGAGTGAGTTCTTTGATGTATAATTAGCTGTGATTTCCCACAAAAGGCTCTTTCACAAAAACTACATTCATAGGGTCTTTCTCCTGTGTGTGTTCTCCTGTGTATAACGAGGTATGATTTGCTGCTGAAAGCCTTCCCACACTCACTGCATCCATAAGGTTTCTCTCCTGCATGAGCTCTCAGATGTGCAGTGAGCTGTTCCTTCCTAccaaaggctttcccacattcactgcattgataAGGATTATTTCCTGTATGAATTCCCTGATGCACAACAAGTTGTGTCTTCATATTGAAGGCTTTGCCACAGTCACTGCATTGATAGGGTTTTTCTCCTGTGTGCATCCTAATGTGAACAAGGAGGTATGACTTACTCctaaaggctttcccacattcactgcatttaTGGGGTTTCACTCCTGTATGAGTTCTCTGGTGCACCACGAATGGTGACTTCAAactaaaggctttcccacattcactgcattcaTATGGTTTCACTCCTGTATGGCTTCTCTGGTGTAAAACCAGTTGTGATTTCCAGCTGtaggctttcccacattcactgcaacCGTAAGGTTTCCCTCCTGTGTGAATTTCCTGGTGGACAATGAGTTGTGACCTGAAAGAAAAGACTTTCCCACACTCGATACAGGAGTAGGGCTTTTCTCCTGTATGGACTCTCTGATGAGCATTGAGGTTTGACTTGGCACTGAAGGCTCTTTCGCATTTAGTACACTCGTATGGTCTCTCTCCTGTATGAATTCTGAGATGTACAATGAGCTGTGATTTACAACGAAaagctttcccacattcattacatATACAGTTTTTTTCTATACTATGAGTTCTTTGATGCTTAATAAAATATGATTCTTCATACCCATGAAACTGATCAGCATTCTTTCTTAGGCAGCTTGTGGCTGAAGTTAAATTTTGTGTCAAACTTCTTCCATGTGTGCTATATTTAAGGAATCTTTGTCTTGAAGAAATGTGGCTTTTGCTCAGATGAAGTTTTCCAAATGCATTACAAGCATAGCTTCTCTCAACACTTTCAAGTTCATCATGATTCTTCTGGTACCATTCTTCCCAAccatctaagaaaaaaaaaacacacactgtaatttaaaaatcataaataaaccTGATATAAAGTGCTTTAGAACTGCTATGTAATGAGTCTTTTTCTTCTGGTCCAGGCCTCTGACACTGGTTCAAAAGAAATACTGCCAAGTGCACACACACCATATAACCAAGTGAGGGGGCAAAGGGAAgtgaatcaaaacaaaataaatccctCTACAGAAATGGGTAGCTGGTTAGCAGTAATCAGAagtgttttttaaatagaagtttaaaaaatttagccTGCACTTATTAATAGAAGCCATTGCCAACTATTTATGCCAATTTTATAATTTCAGGAGTTTACTAAAAAGGTGAATTAACAGGCGCGTAAAAATGTACAACGTTTAGGATGGTACAATGAGATATTAAAACAGGGATTGAGCCATAAGAAAATTAAGGCAAAGCATTTTAGATAGAAGCAAGAGAAACTCCTAGATTTGAGACTTGAGAAGCAGGAGGTACTGCTCTTTGAGACTGAAAACACTGGGAGAGAGACATGTTTGGAGAAAGACAAAGGACTTTGTTTTGGATCTTATTATACTGGAGATCTTCATTAAATATTCAAACAGAGAAACAGGTAGACAGTTACACCTAAATTCAGTGCTCAGTAAAAAGCAGGAATCAACAGCACATGCAAGGTATTGAATGACATGAGGGATGAGGTCTTCCAGGGCACATGTGCGAATTAAAAGGGATGCCAAAACAGCCCTGGAGAAGGCCACATTTCAGGTCGGACAAGAGATATAGAGAGAATGGGAAAGTCCATCTGTGAGGCCTGAACACGGTGATGATGAGAGTGATAGAAAGGCAAGGTTAAAGGAAAGCAGCAACAGTAGGGCAAGGTCTTGACAGCACCCACCAGACACAAGCCTCAGTCACCCTAGGACATGACTGCTGTACTGGGGACCTCAGTTGCTGTCCTGCTTCCTCAGAACTGCTTgctaaaaacattttcttccccAAAGGAGAAAGTGGTGGGAAAACTGAAGAGAAAGAGCAATTTCAGAAGGGTCTTCCAATTTCTGCCACTAAAAAAGCCGAGTGGCAGACCAAGACCTCTGTCCTGAAGCATATAAAGCTGGGACCAGAGTGCAGGAAGAAAGGGGCGGGGGGAGGTTGGCAGCTCTGCTGTTACAACACTGGGAGGAAAAAGTTTCAATTTTCAGGATGGAAGAGGTCTTCCAGAGTTACAATATAGATAAGAAGCCCAAACTTGGACAACttgaaagggaagggaaagaggagtcAGGGAAACAAATGTAAGGTGATAAAAACCACTTATGGCTAGGCTGCAGAATTCTTTTCAGAAAAGTGCCCAAGGGACTTTCTCAGTGCCTGGggcttaagactccatgtttccactgcagggggcatgggttctatccctggttgaggaactaaaatcctgcaagccatgaagtgtggcaaaaagaaagaaagaaagaaagaaagaaagaaagaaagaaaagtgcccAAGAAGGTAGCAGTTGTAGTTTCCAAATGACTAGTTGAGAAGAGTGAAGGAAGCAATGAAACTTCCTAAGACGGTcaagaggagagaaggaaaagactgcaGGTAAAGTTGAGGGAATTAATTGCAGAGGCAAAAGGGAAAATAAGGCCCATGACCACAGTAAGGAATGTGCTCAAGGGAAGGAAACTAACCCAGAAAGCAACCTTTGAGCAGTGTGCAGAGAATGGCCCACCAGCCTCTTGCAGTCATGGGAGGAAAGTGATAGCCCTCACTTGAGGACTCTTAGGCTCATCCCAAGCTGCTCCAATGGTGCAAGGGGTTAAGAGAACAGTTCCCACATATGAAACTGCCTGAATGCCAACCCAGTTTACTCCCCACCTCCCAGCTTCATGGTATCTGCTCACCCACCTGGGCAGCTCTGATGGGAAACTTTCGAGTTTATGATCCATGGCTCTTGTCCTTGCTCCAACTTGAAGATTAAATCAGGTTTGTTACCATGATACCCTGTTAAGGGAAAGTCACAGAGGATGTAGTCAGACTGCTGGGGACTAAGGAAGGGGTCAGGAGGGAGGAAAGTGCTTGTTTGCACTTGGGGAAGATGACAGTGAGGAGCTGAGGATTAAGTAGGGGCTAAGAACATGTGATCTCCAGAGGCTTCAGGAtagataaacaaaagaaaaggcaATGGTGACTTATGACTCAGGATCTGGGCTCGTACAGGCTCACTAAGCTGTACTTACCTATAGCCACCAGGTTACTATAGTTTTCCAGAGTCACATCCCGGTACAGGTGTTTCTGCACAGAATCCAGCAGCTGCCACTCTTCCCAGCTGAACTGCATAGATATATCCGTGAATGACAACAACTCCTGTAACAACACACACATTACTCAATAGGCTGCAATTACAGTTGGAGACATGGAAAAGACGTAGAGGACCAGGAAAGGAGAATATCCTCCACAGTCTGCCACCTGTGCCCAGGCCACCACTTCTTTTgagagagaattaaaaacatTACTAATAATTGAGCCTTCATGTGCCACACATTGTTTTGGGTTCTGAGGATTTCAGGATGAGAGAAACCCATTCTGGCCTCAAGAAGGTTTTAGTTTTGTAGAGGGAAACAAACATCTATGTTAGGGCTGTGGGGGGTGGGCAGTCAACCAGGAGCCCTATTTTAAGCCTTTTACTATTTTTAAGCttgataagaataaaaataaaatacaaaagaactATTAAAGTTTTTTAATTGGACAAGCATAAtcaagaaatgaggaaaagaaaactattatGACCAAGACAGGGGGCATAACTCTACGATAGAGAAGCAATCTTAAAATCTGTAAATGATCACTATACACAGGCAGTTCTGCTGTAATGTGATAtggatttacaaaaaaaaaaaaaaaaaatcaccactatGAAAAGTCTCAGGCGTATAGGAAGAACAGGGCTGGGGTGTAACACCTTTA
Protein-coding regions in this window:
- the ZNF26 gene encoding zinc finger protein 26 isoform X1; amino-acid sequence: MATRFPTASCSELLSFTDISMQFSWEEWQLLDSVQKHLYRDVTLENYSNLVAIGYHGNKPDLIFKLEQGQEPWIINSKVSHQSCPDGWEEWYQKNHDELESVERSYACNAFGKLHLSKSHISSRQRFLKYSTHGRSLTQNLTSATSCLRKNADQFHGYEESYFIKHQRTHSIEKNCICNECGKAFRCKSQLIVHLRIHTGERPYECTKCERAFSAKSNLNAHQRVHTGEKPYSCIECGKVFSFRSQLIVHQEIHTGGKPYGCSECGKAYSWKSQLVLHQRSHTGVKPYECSECGKAFSLKSPFVVHQRTHTGVKPHKCSECGKAFRSKSYLLVHIRMHTGEKPYQCSDCGKAFNMKTQLVVHQGIHTGNNPYQCSECGKAFGRKEQLTAHLRAHAGEKPYGCSECGKAFSSKSYLVIHRRTHTGERPYECSFCERAFCGKSQLIIHQRTHSTEKPYECSECEKAYPRKASLQIHQKTHSGEKPFKCSECGKAFTQKSSLSEHQRVHTGEKPWKCSECGKSFCWNSGLRIHRKTHK
- the ZNF26 gene encoding zinc finger protein 26 isoform X2; this translates as MQFSWEEWQLLDSVQKHLYRDVTLENYSNLVAIGYHGNKPDLIFKLEQGQEPWIINSKVSHQSCPDGWEEWYQKNHDELESVERSYACNAFGKLHLSKSHISSRQRFLKYSTHGRSLTQNLTSATSCLRKNADQFHGYEESYFIKHQRTHSIEKNCICNECGKAFRCKSQLIVHLRIHTGERPYECTKCERAFSAKSNLNAHQRVHTGEKPYSCIECGKVFSFRSQLIVHQEIHTGGKPYGCSECGKAYSWKSQLVLHQRSHTGVKPYECSECGKAFSLKSPFVVHQRTHTGVKPHKCSECGKAFRSKSYLLVHIRMHTGEKPYQCSDCGKAFNMKTQLVVHQGIHTGNNPYQCSECGKAFGRKEQLTAHLRAHAGEKPYGCSECGKAFSSKSYLVIHRRTHTGERPYECSFCERAFCGKSQLIIHQRTHSTEKPYECSECEKAYPRKASLQIHQKTHSGEKPFKCSECGKAFTQKSSLSEHQRVHTGEKPWKCSECGKSFCWNSGLRIHRKTHK